A stretch of the Papaver somniferum cultivar HN1 chromosome 6, ASM357369v1, whole genome shotgun sequence genome encodes the following:
- the LOC113291254 gene encoding uncharacterized protein LOC113291254, with protein sequence MATFLLNLPIWGSEALGLPLAKIFGDVFGKLEYPIEFMCFFGEQLEIFFPPELSFTLECLCIVWIFLGVLDPQETIMHCLVTCPFASKVWFISDFNINTQFFQDNSFTDWLLFWLIDTQSKLPEDDQCLFVDILWSLWTSRNNLIFQGIKENFTAVLARAMLLTRKSRNPSLTIPTTMHVRYVMRDFTKKATFCASLVFNVHSAEEAEVRAIWAVLKKAVEQHLSHIIIESDVKAFIDQFSDGNFDGDTRTDAIFNDILFFSTKLSAFIFSFQPRVYNYVAYELALWAKQNNSTMYWFKPPVWILPTVEEDH encoded by the exons ATGGCAACttttcttctaaatctgcctATTTGGGGCTCAGAGGCCTTAGGCCTTCCCCTTGCAAAAATCTTTGGAGATGTATTTGGAAAGTTAGAGTACCCTATAGAATTCATGTGTTTCTTTGGAGAGCAGCtagaaatatttttccctccagAACTGTCCTTCAcactagaatgcctatgcataGTGTGGATTTTCCTAGGTGTTCTGGATCCTCAGGAAACTATTATGCATTGTTTGGTCACTTGCCCCTTTGCTAGTAAGGTCTGGTTCATTTCTGACTTCAATATCAACACTCAATTTTTTCAGGACAATTCTTTTACTGACTGGCTTCTCTTCTGGTTAATTGATACTCAGTCTAAACTGCCTGAGGATGATCAATGTCTTTTTGTGGATATCCTATGGTCTCTCTGGACAAGTAGAAACAACCTCATTTTCCAAGGAATTAAGGAGAACTTCACTGCTGTCTTAGCTAGAGCTATGCTTCTCACTAGGAAGTCTAGGAATcctagtctgactatccccaCTACCATGCATGTCA GGTATGTGATGCGAGACTTCACAAAAAAAGCAACCTTTTGTGCTTCCTTAGTTTTTAATGTTCactctgctgaagaagctgaagtaAGAGCCATCTGGGCAGTCCTAAAGAAAGCTGTGGAACAACACCTATCTCACATCATCATAGAAAGTGATGTGAAAGCTTTCATCGACCAATTTTCAGATGGGAATTTCGATGGAGACACAAGGACGGATGCTATCTTTAATGACATTCTATTTTTCTCTACTAAGTTATCtgcttttatttttagttttcaacCTAGAGTTTATAATTATGTAGCTTATGAGCTTGCTCTGTGGgctaaacaaaacaattctaccaTGTACTGGTTTAAACCCCCTGTTTGGATTCTTCCAACAGTTGAGGAGGACCATTAG
- the LOC113291255 gene encoding uncharacterized protein LOC113291255 translates to MAICNGHFVTATKPLRILVTNPGIWCSGGFGKKSANKKLILLCKNVNPNIIFLYETKMNKYMAARKLRNMRFPCTFNVLSIGRNGGLALSWMKEVQVNIISSSLRGIYVTTTDIIHSKTCHIHFMYGEPNSSLRQAFWEQQCQQINVPLDEPVFFIGDFNALIRTEDKNGGLEVDDPDFENLRNFCSVFNLHDAGFSGPRCTWSNMQQGFNYEDTCMPRPFHFMAMWIEDPTCRDIIDNSWSVNVVGSPAYKLKVTLLSTKKGLRDWNKSSFGNIQTNISTIRKELVDLQIFNPTDTSNTSILKARLEYLYNLEELYWKEKYREVWLLEGLFYQKHWDIVGEAVVDMTQTFFRTGNIAKVFNHTNIALISKVPLAELVTQYRPIGLCNFIYKILSKILDNRLKPFINNIISQNQSAFIPKRSISDNILLANEAIYAVNHNDKVEGITAIKLDMSKAHDNLEWKFS, encoded by the exons ATGGCCATTTGCAACGGCCATTTTGTAACGGCCACAAAGCCGTTACGAATCTTAGTTACGAATccaggaatttggtgtagtggggGTTTTGGTAAAAAATCTGCTAATAAGAAACTTATTCTACTGTGTAAGAATGTCAACCCTAATATTATCTTCCTCTATGAGACCAAAATGAACAAATACATGGCAGCTAGGAAACTCAGAAATATGAGATTTCCTTGTACCTTTAATGTTCTAAGTATTGGGAGAAATGGTGGTCTTGCTCTTTCTTGGATGAAAGAAGTACAAGTCAACATTATATCATCCAGTCTGAGGGGCATCTATGTTACTACTACTGATATAATCCACTCTAAGACCTGCCATATTCATTTCATGTATGGTGAACCTAATAGTAGTCTAAGACAAGCCTTTTGGGAACAACAATGTCAACAGATCAACGTCCCTTTAGATGAACCTGTTTTCTTTATAGGAGATTTTAATGCCCTCATAagaactgaagataaaaatggtggcCTAGAAGTAGATGACCCTGATTTTGAAAATCTTAgaaatttttgttctgtctttaatCTGCATGATGCTGGTTTTTCTGGACCAAGGTGTACCTGGTctaatatgcaacaag GTTTTAACTATGAGGATACTTGTATGCCTAGACCTTTCCATTTTATGGCCATGTGGATAGAGGATCCTACTTGTAGAGATATTATAGATAATTCTTGGTCTGTTAATGTGGTAGGCTCCCCTGCCTACAAACTTAAAGTTACGCTCTTAAGTACCAAGAAAGGCCTAAGAGATTGGAATAaatcttcttttggtaatattcaaactaatatatCCACTATTAGAAAAGAATTAGTTGACCTCCAAATTTTCAATCCAACTGATACTAGTAATACTTCTATACTTAAAGCCAGGTTGGAATATCTGTACAACCTGGAGGAGTTATATTGGAAGGAAAAATATAGAGAAGTCTGGCTCTTGGAAG gtcttttttatcaaaaacattgggACATTGTGGGAGAAGCTGTTGTTGATATGACTCAAACCTTCTTTAGAACTGGTAACATTGCTAAGGTTTTTAATCATACCAATATAGCACTTATCTCCAAAGTCCCTCTTGCTGAATTGGTTACTCAGTATAGGCCAATAGGTCTCTGTAATTTCATCTACAAAATTCTTTCTAAAATTCTGGATAATAGGCTGAAACCCTTTATTAACAATATCATTTCTCAAAACCAAAGTGCTTTTATCCCCAAGAGAAGTATTTCTGATAACATTTTGCTAGCTAATGAGGCCATTTATGCTGTCAATCATAATGATAAGGTTGAGGGGATAACTGCCatcaaacttgatatgtctaaggccCATGACAACCTTGAATGGAAATTTTCTTGA
- the LOC113291256 gene encoding uncharacterized protein LOC113291256, with the protein MYTTWRFHGESLEAARNTITEYVSDNDVTVVLNESITADVDENVRAGMDENGEAGVDENAEAGVDVNVGTNRCYQKKKSATEQAREPLYPSCPKGKSAMYAAIMVNNIKTQFGISENGVTAMLELMKELFPEGNTLPSKFPDIKKIIKELGMDYVTYDACINDCVLYWKDNSSLVKCPKTLRHFPIIARLKILYSISWIAEVMLWHSRAQKDVNIMRHPVDSTAWRCADNFCPEFSKEARNVTLGIATVGFNPNGCPRAPGKDIDVYLQPLIEDLKELWNDGVTTFNSFTKSEFLLKARLLWAIYDFPALGTLYGCVTHGYYACPTCGEETVSEWMPYSKKICYMGNRRWLPSKHKYRDDKTNFSGGVEHGKAPWPLTGLQIQ; encoded by the exons ATGTACACAACATGGCGCTTTCATGGGGAAAGTTTAGAAGCAGCACGTAACACTATAACTGAATATGTATCCGATAATGATGTCACAGTAGTTTTGAATGAGAGTATTACAGCAGATGTGGATGAAAATGTTAGGGCAGGGATGGATGAGAATGGAGAAGCAGGTGTTGATGAGAATGCAGAAGCAGGTGTTGATGTGAATGTTGGAACCAACAGGTGTTATCAGAAAAAGAAGTCAGCGACTGAGCAGGCAAGAGAACCATTATATCCTTCATGTCCTAAAGGAAAGTCGGCAATGTACGCTGCGATTATGGTGAACAACATAAAGACTCAGTTTGGAATTTCAGAAAACGGTGTTACAGCAATGTTAGAGTTGATGAAAGAGTTGTTTCCCGAAGGTAACACCCTTCCATCCAAGTTTCCAGATATCAAGAAGATTATTAAAGAGCTGGGGATGGACTATGTCACTTATGATGCTTGTATAAATGACTGTGTACTTTATTGGAAGGATAATAGTTCATTGGTGAAATGTCCG AAGACTTTAAGGCATTTTCCAATAATTGCAAGGCTGAAAATACTTTACAGTATATCATGGATAGCAGAGGTGATGCTTTGGCATTCTAGAGCACAGAAAGATGTCAATATAATGCGTCATCCAGTTGATTCTACAGCTTGGCGGTGTGCGGATAACTTTTGTCCTGAATTTTCTAAGGAAGCACGAAATGTTACTCTTGGGATAGCAACTGTTGGCTTCAATCCAAATGGAT GCCCAAGAGCACCAGGTAAAGACATTGATGTGTACTTACAACCATTGATAGAGGATTTGAAAGAGTTATGGAATGATGGTGTTACGACATTCAACAGCTTCACAAAGTCTGAATTTCTGTTGAAGGCAAGGTTGTTATGGGCCATTTATGATTTTCCGGCATTAGGGACTCTGTATGGATGTGTGACTCATGGATATTATGCGTGTCCTACCTGTGGTGAAGAAACAGTTTCTGAGTGGATGCCGTATAGTAAGAAAATATGTTATATGGGAAATCGAAGATGGCTGCCATCCAAACACAAGTACAGAGATGACAAGACAAACTTTAGTGGAGGGGTAGAACATGGTAAAGCTCCATGGCCACTAACAGGATTGCAAATTCAATAA